One genomic segment of Rivularia sp. PCC 7116 includes these proteins:
- the scyB gene encoding tryptophan dehydrogenase ScyB, with protein sequence MSNIKSASDKNLLFGVAYDDFIDRMNQAAKEMGHEDVFFCHDKEANLIAMIAIHDKGLGAGQSMGATRLWPYTNQEHALKDVLRLSRGMTYKAACANIPVGGAKAVIIAKPEQKSERMLRAYGRFVESLEGRFITGQDVNISTEDVRVIRQETKHVVGVSEKCGGPVPMTAMGVVLGIKAAVKFRLHKENLNGLSVAIQGVGNIGKNLCQQLHEHGVKLFVTDTIKERAEEVKDLYGAIVVNSDEIYSLNVNVFAPCALGGILNSSTIPLIKAPIIAGAANNQLEDEQIHSKLLESKGILYCPDYVINAGGLINVYNEMIDTDEEHILKQVNNIYNTLLDIFKISEEEEINTHEAAKLLAEERIMKAKNFNKALHMPSLLLS encoded by the coding sequence ATGTCAAATATTAAGAGTGCATCGGATAAAAATTTACTTTTTGGTGTTGCCTATGATGATTTTATTGATCGTATGAATCAAGCCGCCAAAGAAATGGGTCACGAGGATGTTTTCTTTTGCCATGATAAAGAGGCGAATCTGATTGCAATGATTGCAATTCATGACAAAGGTTTAGGAGCGGGACAAAGCATGGGTGCAACACGTTTATGGCCTTATACAAACCAGGAACATGCTTTAAAAGACGTTCTTCGTCTTAGTCGTGGCATGACCTATAAAGCTGCTTGCGCTAATATTCCTGTTGGTGGTGCAAAAGCAGTAATTATTGCTAAACCCGAACAGAAATCAGAGAGAATGCTTAGAGCATATGGACGTTTTGTCGAGAGTTTAGAGGGACGTTTTATTACAGGTCAAGATGTAAATATATCTACTGAAGATGTTCGAGTAATTCGTCAAGAAACTAAGCATGTTGTAGGTGTATCAGAAAAATGTGGAGGGCCAGTTCCTATGACTGCTATGGGAGTTGTTCTAGGAATTAAGGCTGCTGTCAAGTTTCGTTTACATAAAGAAAACCTTAATGGGCTATCTGTTGCAATTCAAGGAGTTGGCAATATAGGAAAAAATCTCTGTCAACAATTGCATGAGCATGGAGTAAAACTATTTGTAACTGATACAATTAAGGAAAGAGCAGAAGAAGTTAAAGATTTATATGGGGCAATTGTTGTCAACTCAGATGAGATTTATTCTCTTAACGTCAATGTTTTCGCCCCTTGTGCTTTAGGAGGGATTCTTAATAGTTCAACTATTCCTCTTATTAAAGCTCCCATTATCGCAGGTGCTGCCAATAATCAGCTTGAAGATGAACAAATACATAGCAAGCTGCTTGAATCAAAAGGAATACTTTATTGTCCAGACTATGTGATAAACGCTGGAGGATTAATTAATGTTTATAATGAGATGATTGACACTGATGAAGAGCATATCCTAAAACAAGTTAATAATATTTACAACACTCTCCTTGATATTTTTAAGATATCTGAAGAAGAGGAAATAAATACACATGAGGCTGCTAAGCTTCTTGCCGAGGAACGCATTATGAAAGCTAAAAACTTTAATAAGGCTCTACATATGCCTAGTTTATTACTCTCGTAG
- a CDS encoding acyl-protein synthetase encodes MISYNDPFVAKLDEDIRYLLEHEDRKKMADVRSRLETLGQSNCPSLTRYWHKTQKGFGVPDKVFKGESPYYFPDAPPVKVFCTSGTSGAKPGRCYYSARGLALMEAAVMQAAKKYLIKDLEKPAIIRLLPSQQAAPEMIMAYGMELIARTFGAAQLSQSVVTERGFDNDLFVKLLAQAQAEERPVILIGGSFACVNVMDALQQEKIKFQLPLGSRMVDAGGFKGRSREVAVPMLYQLAQDVFGITPELCINIFGMTELASQLYDTSTCSLGPLGERPKAGSATVVPLVRNSLTMEPISEGLGLLEIADLCVLDRPYSVLTGDLAIQTTEGVAIVGRAQQGEVRGCSLNLEVMSSH; translated from the coding sequence ATGATTTCCTACAACGATCCGTTTGTAGCCAAACTTGATGAAGATATCCGATATCTGTTAGAGCATGAAGATCGAAAGAAAATGGCGGATGTTCGCTCTCGTCTTGAAACTTTAGGTCAATCGAACTGTCCGAGTTTAACTCGTTATTGGCATAAAACCCAAAAAGGTTTCGGGGTACCGGATAAAGTATTTAAGGGTGAATCTCCTTATTATTTCCCAGATGCCCCCCCGGTAAAGGTATTTTGTACTAGCGGCACTTCTGGAGCAAAGCCAGGGCGTTGTTATTATTCTGCCCGTGGCTTAGCCTTAATGGAAGCAGCAGTGATGCAAGCAGCTAAAAAATATTTGATTAAAGACTTAGAAAAACCAGCTATTATTCGACTCTTGCCCAGCCAACAGGCAGCACCCGAAATGATTATGGCCTATGGGATGGAGCTAATTGCTCGCACCTTTGGAGCAGCACAGTTAAGTCAATCCGTAGTTACAGAAAGAGGATTTGATAATGACTTATTTGTGAAATTACTTGCTCAAGCACAAGCAGAAGAACGTCCTGTGATCTTGATTGGTGGTTCTTTTGCTTGTGTGAATGTTATGGATGCTTTGCAACAAGAAAAAATCAAGTTTCAATTGCCTTTAGGTTCACGTATGGTAGATGCAGGCGGGTTTAAAGGACGCTCTCGCGAGGTAGCTGTACCTATGCTCTATCAGTTAGCTCAAGATGTATTTGGAATTACACCTGAACTTTGTATAAATATTTTTGGCATGACGGAATTAGCGAGTCAATTGTATGACACCTCTACTTGCAGCTTAGGTCCTCTTGGGGAACGCCCTAAAGCCGGTAGTGCTACTGTTGTACCGTTAGTGCGAAATAGTTTGACAATGGAGCCTATCTCGGAAGGGTTAGGGTTGTTAGAGATAGCTGATTTGTGCGTACTTGATCGACCTTATTCTGTTTTAACTGGGGATTTAGCCATTCAGACAACAGAAGGAGTTGCAATTGTAGGACGGGCACAGCAAGGAGAGGTTCGCGGCTGCTCCTTAAATCTTGAAGTTATGTCATCCCATTAA
- a CDS encoding acyl-CoA reductase, which yields MHNEISYLPSWLKSVQIENLQLYSNDKDGEAWICTRPKAGCWADVGVGLQAARERLQSLSIKQIIESIGQVAQQWLDPDFQPRIDTIERVAQSSLFSPESVAESFDVELRNYLPGYLWKVLYRELVDPQVLDCFRQDIHLKGYARALGPKTTLSIFTGNVPGLPALSMVRSLLVKSPIIAKVASGEPCFAAAFAKTLAEVEPIFGESIVCTYWRRDEESYFSEVLTQADAVIAYGSDAACAKIRKQIQLGQAYFEHGHKFSLGLVDESYIEHFGEQQLAKAIARDTCVFNQQACIAPQIYCVVGPESLAERLAEKTAKALADYEQKVPLGNLLPNDAAALQMKRATLQWQAALQDKLSLWQSTNSLAWTLTIQSQISSHQGGHRRYLSLISVPDLATVMAQLRPIAQQDYLQNVALGLVGANLISTAEQLAQLGATRICQPGRMVDPSMMWRHDGRVCVSELLHWCDVEMHEDWQISGEKNGTSIY from the coding sequence ATGCACAACGAAATTTCTTATTTACCATCTTGGTTAAAGTCAGTTCAAATAGAAAATTTACAGTTGTATTCTAATGATAAGGATGGAGAAGCTTGGATTTGCACGCGTCCAAAAGCTGGATGTTGGGCTGATGTGGGGGTCGGTTTACAGGCGGCACGCGAACGCTTACAGTCACTATCAATCAAGCAGATTATAGAGTCCATTGGTCAGGTTGCTCAGCAGTGGTTAGATCCAGATTTTCAACCGAGAATAGATACTATTGAGCGTGTAGCTCAGTCTAGTTTATTTTCACCAGAGTCGGTGGCCGAAAGTTTTGATGTAGAACTGCGTAATTATTTGCCTGGTTATTTATGGAAGGTATTGTACAGAGAGCTAGTCGATCCGCAGGTTTTAGATTGCTTTCGGCAAGATATTCACCTCAAGGGGTATGCTCGAGCATTAGGACCCAAAACTACTTTATCTATTTTTACCGGAAATGTACCTGGTTTACCCGCCTTATCTATGGTGCGGTCTTTATTAGTTAAAAGCCCCATTATTGCTAAGGTCGCTTCGGGAGAACCTTGTTTCGCCGCAGCCTTCGCCAAAACTTTGGCCGAAGTCGAGCCGATATTTGGTGAATCTATAGTATGTACCTATTGGCGACGGGATGAAGAATCTTATTTTTCAGAGGTTTTGACTCAGGCCGACGCAGTGATTGCTTATGGTAGTGATGCAGCCTGTGCAAAAATTCGTAAACAAATACAGCTAGGTCAAGCTTACTTTGAACATGGACATAAATTTTCTCTGGGATTAGTAGATGAGTCATACATCGAACATTTTGGCGAGCAACAATTGGCTAAAGCGATTGCCAGAGATACTTGTGTTTTTAATCAGCAAGCTTGTATTGCGCCTCAAATATATTGCGTAGTAGGACCAGAATCCCTAGCAGAGCGTTTGGCCGAAAAAACTGCTAAGGCATTAGCAGACTATGAACAGAAAGTACCATTAGGTAATTTATTACCTAATGATGCTGCTGCTTTACAAATGAAGCGTGCTACTTTACAGTGGCAAGCGGCTTTGCAAGACAAGCTGAGCTTGTGGCAAAGTACTAATAGTCTAGCCTGGACATTGACAATTCAGTCGCAGATTTCTAGTCACCAGGGTGGTCATCGACGTTATTTGAGTTTGATTTCAGTCCCGGATTTGGCTACTGTTATGGCACAATTACGACCTATTGCACAACAGGATTACTTGCAAAATGTGGCATTGGGTTTAGTTGGAGCAAATTTGATTTCTACAGCAGAACAACTAGCACAGTTGGGAGCTACACGTATTTGCCAACCAGGTCGTATGGTCGATCCCAGCATGATGTGGCGTCATGATGGCCGCGTATGTGTGAGTGAACTTTTGCACTGGTGCGATGTCGAAATGCATGAGGATTGGCAAATCTCAGGAGAGAAAAATGGTACAAGCATCTACTAA
- a CDS encoding LeuA family protein: MSKCMRIGKSQERKMVQASTKIDIIDCSLRDGEQSPGIWFDFDEKLALARALSEAGVAVLDAGFPASSSEEIEIIQAIAHEDLVATLGATARPIHRDIVSADKAHAEEVFLFMPTSNLRLNTTLGWSRETASDNLTQAACQAAELGMQIGIVFEDATRADPTYMIELVNRLQQVLPEWIEHIIIADSVGCSKPQSMQALFQQLHQACGSEVTWVPHCHNDFGLASANTLAAVQGGAQAVTTTVNGIGERAGNADLAEVVAGLTHLLNKSHNINPQALMDLSLLVALISGIPVHPLKPVVGHNAFRHESGLHVDAMLKNHHSYEFLPADWVGRKREYVIGKHSGSSALVQHFLEQKGESLGREIAEAVLQRIKHKRMSDSKAEHQAWFKTYQTTIQYLLAGVDEEFVANQYQRLCDEKNLK; the protein is encoded by the coding sequence ATGTCGAAATGCATGAGGATTGGCAAATCTCAGGAGAGAAAAATGGTACAAGCATCTACTAAGATTGATATTATTGACTGTTCTTTACGTGATGGTGAACAGTCACCCGGAATTTGGTTTGATTTTGATGAAAAACTGGCGCTAGCCAGGGCTTTATCCGAAGCTGGTGTGGCGGTGCTAGATGCTGGTTTTCCTGCCTCTAGTTCTGAGGAAATAGAGATAATACAGGCTATCGCCCATGAAGACCTTGTTGCCACTTTAGGAGCTACAGCACGACCGATACACCGAGATATTGTCTCTGCTGACAAAGCCCATGCTGAAGAGGTTTTTTTGTTTATGCCTACCAGCAATTTGCGTCTCAACACTACACTCGGATGGAGTCGGGAAACTGCAAGTGACAACCTAACCCAGGCAGCTTGTCAAGCTGCTGAATTAGGTATGCAAATCGGCATTGTGTTCGAGGATGCGACCCGGGCTGACCCCACGTACATGATTGAGCTAGTGAACCGTTTGCAACAGGTATTACCTGAATGGATTGAACATATAATCATTGCTGATTCTGTAGGCTGTTCCAAACCTCAGAGTATGCAAGCATTGTTTCAGCAATTACATCAGGCTTGTGGTTCGGAAGTTACCTGGGTACCTCATTGTCATAATGATTTTGGTTTGGCCAGTGCTAACACTTTGGCTGCAGTACAAGGAGGAGCACAGGCAGTAACTACTACGGTGAATGGGATTGGTGAACGAGCAGGTAATGCCGATTTAGCGGAAGTGGTAGCGGGATTAACCCATCTATTGAATAAGTCGCATAATATTAACCCGCAAGCTTTAATGGATTTGTCTTTACTTGTAGCCCTTATAAGTGGCATTCCGGTTCATCCTTTAAAACCTGTAGTTGGACATAATGCTTTTCGTCATGAATCTGGGCTACACGTGGATGCGATGTTGAAAAATCATCATAGTTATGAATTTTTGCCCGCAGATTGGGTTGGTCGAAAGCGGGAATATGTAATCGGCAAACACAGCGGCTCATCAGCTTTAGTACAACACTTTTTGGAACAAAAAGGTGAGTCCCTTGGGCGTGAGATAGCGGAAGCTGTTCTGCAAAGGATTAAACATAAGCGGATGTCGGATTCTAAAGCAGAACATCAAGCTTGGTTTAAGACTTATCAAACAACCATTCAATACTTACTTGCTGGTGTGGATGAAGAATTTGTGGCAAACCAATATCAAAGGCTATGTGATGAAAAAAACCTTAAGTGA
- a CDS encoding aconitase/3-isopropylmalate dehydratase large subunit family protein, protein MKNLWQTNIKGYVMKKTLSDKIIESKTIDNNEADSLYQRVRIDGLLGHDATIALLAQQFDELNLSVWDPSRVIFTNDHFSPPATSERADISNRFIKFAQDHQIGNLLLDKGICHQLLVEHPICQPGALIVGADSHTIMGGGLGACATGMGSTDILYALATGTTWLLRPESIKVVFRGSLPPECSGRDVILELMHRLGEEGAQYRTLEFHDLSHSRLNQDDRFAIANMAVECGGKFGIFVPDEITEAYLKLRDRKVDKSSWLYPDSDAVYLKHIEIDLDQLSPRVAKPWSPSNVVPIEALDSIPITTAFLGSCSSGRLSDIADAAQELEGKTIHPRIRFVVIPASQQVFQEALSKGYVLTLTRSGAVFNQSSCGPCGGIDKGVLGAQDVCVSTSNRNFRGRMGHWESQTYLASARTVAKAALAGALKPDLYNIEVF, encoded by the coding sequence ATGAAGAATTTGTGGCAAACCAATATCAAAGGCTATGTGATGAAAAAAACCTTAAGTGACAAGATTATTGAATCTAAAACGATTGACAACAACGAAGCAGACAGTCTGTATCAACGTGTGCGGATTGATGGACTATTAGGGCATGATGCAACTATTGCTTTATTGGCTCAGCAATTTGATGAATTAAATCTGAGTGTATGGGACCCAAGCCGGGTAATTTTTACCAACGATCACTTTTCCCCCCCAGCGACATCAGAGCGTGCAGATATTTCCAATCGATTTATTAAATTTGCCCAGGATCATCAGATTGGGAATCTACTACTAGATAAAGGAATTTGTCATCAGCTATTAGTAGAGCATCCGATATGTCAGCCAGGAGCACTGATTGTGGGAGCTGACAGTCACACTATCATGGGCGGTGGTTTAGGAGCTTGTGCTACAGGAATGGGGTCAACAGATATTTTATACGCCTTAGCCACTGGCACCACCTGGTTGCTCAGACCTGAGTCTATCAAAGTAGTATTTCGTGGTAGTCTTCCTCCTGAATGCAGTGGGCGCGATGTAATTTTGGAGTTGATGCATCGCTTAGGAGAAGAGGGCGCACAATACCGCACCTTGGAGTTCCATGATTTAAGTCATTCGCGCTTGAACCAAGACGATCGCTTTGCGATTGCCAATATGGCAGTTGAATGTGGTGGTAAATTTGGTATATTTGTACCGGATGAAATTACAGAGGCATATCTAAAGCTGCGGGATAGAAAAGTGGACAAAAGTTCGTGGCTTTATCCAGATTCCGATGCAGTGTACCTTAAGCATATTGAGATAGATTTGGATCAATTGTCACCTCGTGTTGCCAAGCCATGGTCACCAAGCAATGTAGTACCCATTGAAGCTTTAGATTCTATACCCATTACCACAGCTTTTTTAGGCTCCTGTTCCAGTGGTCGTTTAAGTGATATTGCGGATGCAGCACAAGAATTAGAGGGCAAAACCATTCATCCTCGCATACGCTTTGTGGTAATTCCAGCTTCCCAACAAGTGTTTCAGGAGGCTTTGAGCAAGGGGTATGTGCTTACTTTAACCCGCTCGGGAGCTGTGTTTAATCAAAGCAGTTGTGGCCCTTGTGGTGGCATTGATAAAGGGGTGCTGGGGGCACAAGATGTGTGTGTTTCTACCTCAAATCGTAATTTCCGTGGACGTATGGGACATTGGGAGAGCCAAACTTATTTGGCTAGTGCCCGGACTGTAGCCAAGGCGGCATTGGCCGGTGCCTTAAAACCAGATTTATATAATATTGAGGTGTTCTGA
- a CDS encoding 3-isopropylmalate dehydratase small subunit codes for MKILDRIKGQAWCFGDNLNTDVIHSPRFFSLDPEVIKKGLFHGLDPNIQANIQPMDVIVGGINFGCGSSRETSVRSLCLNKVGAIIAVDFARIFFRNCTNMGLPCLMFKNPNDFSRINTGMTLQVDALAGRILLPDRTEIQCKPVNDFIRNIWVKGGLLATLPQSNK; via the coding sequence ATGAAAATACTCGATCGGATTAAAGGACAGGCTTGGTGTTTTGGGGATAATCTGAATACAGATGTGATTCACTCACCGCGCTTTTTCAGTCTAGATCCAGAAGTGATAAAGAAAGGCTTGTTTCATGGTTTAGATCCGAACATTCAAGCCAACATACAGCCGATGGATGTGATAGTCGGCGGTATCAACTTTGGTTGTGGTTCCAGCCGTGAAACCTCCGTTAGAAGTTTGTGCTTGAATAAAGTTGGTGCGATTATTGCCGTTGATTTTGCTCGTATTTTTTTTCGTAATTGTACTAATATGGGCTTGCCCTGTTTGATGTTTAAAAACCCCAATGACTTCTCACGCATTAACACTGGCATGACTTTACAAGTAGATGCTTTGGCTGGGCGTATTTTACTGCCAGATCGAACTGAAATTCAGTGCAAGCCGGTGAATGATTTCATTCGTAATATTTGGGTGAAAGGTGGGCTTTTAGCGACTTTGCCACAATCAAATAAGTAA
- a CDS encoding PotD/PotF family extracellular solute-binding protein, which yields MRNSRLKVLSWQGGWGSAFWRCVAEPLTARFGIEVEIFPHVGLSLPDPLPQVDLVWCNTIAAHKAASLGQVLPCSPQIKDVCAALSSRILGVLDGIVHTYSIPYVLVYNHKRVSSFDSWQDLLKPEYCGKIAFYPGGNGFFPIAQVIAGGCLEEMPDNMTPCWRFLEQLVPQLGSLDYSIGMEKLFEQEKILLAFRALTNALAFEQAGLPVSWMIPKEGTCVTEDGFFIPKGTEKAQVEAAELLIQFALTPNVQTQWCKALGAIPMHLSAQTPELLVDHPLLPSAPEAMDKLLRLPKAVELHHSLEWEKKFSQLVLLSA from the coding sequence ATGAGAAACTCGCGATTAAAAGTCCTTAGCTGGCAGGGTGGTTGGGGAAGTGCCTTTTGGCGGTGTGTCGCTGAACCGCTTACAGCACGCTTTGGCATCGAGGTAGAGATTTTTCCTCATGTGGGACTGAGCTTGCCCGATCCTTTGCCACAGGTAGATTTGGTTTGGTGTAATACGATTGCAGCCCATAAAGCAGCGAGTCTTGGACAGGTTCTCCCTTGTTCTCCTCAAATAAAAGATGTCTGTGCCGCTTTATCTTCAAGAATTTTGGGCGTTTTAGATGGGATTGTACATACTTATTCCATACCTTATGTGTTAGTTTACAATCATAAGCGCGTGTCATCTTTTGATAGTTGGCAAGATCTACTTAAACCAGAATACTGTGGAAAAATTGCATTTTACCCAGGAGGGAATGGTTTTTTCCCGATTGCCCAAGTCATTGCTGGTGGATGCTTAGAGGAAATGCCAGATAACATGACACCGTGCTGGCGTTTTTTGGAACAACTGGTGCCGCAGTTGGGTTCTTTGGATTACAGCATTGGCATGGAAAAATTGTTTGAACAAGAAAAAATCCTACTGGCTTTTAGAGCCTTAACCAATGCCTTAGCATTTGAACAAGCAGGCTTACCTGTAAGTTGGATGATTCCCAAAGAAGGTACTTGCGTGACAGAGGATGGTTTTTTTATACCTAAAGGCACAGAAAAGGCTCAAGTTGAAGCGGCCGAGTTATTAATTCAATTTGCTCTAACCCCTAATGTACAAACCCAGTGGTGCAAGGCTTTAGGTGCTATTCCGATGCATTTGTCAGCACAAACGCCTGAGTTGCTCGTCGATCATCCTTTATTGCCATCGGCTCCAGAGGCTATGGATAAACTTTTGCGTTTGCCTAAGGCAGTAGAACTGCATCATAGTCTCGAATGGGAAAAGAAATTTTCTCAATTGGTCTTATTATCAGCTTAA
- a CDS encoding class I SAM-dependent methyltransferase: MKKFSEKNKPNIDPSLGWENYWNQTSNGSTAVLWECKPEKAAALDLAHFKDLMDLGLPIIDFACGHGTQTRFLADHFPLVIGIDVSKSAIAMAQTQNNASNIEYRVLDGCKTERAVELHSEIGDANIYMRAGLHHIPSQKRSDFIRSLEILLGEKGLLYLIELSANSDDRLFSLSDTNEVSQVMKHGLKPGSIGLEDIVQLFPNFEVLSSGEQLLRGSVLTSPDGEVRKRELTLTGFYAVIRHK, encoded by the coding sequence ATGAAAAAATTTAGTGAAAAAAACAAACCAAATATTGACCCTTCATTAGGATGGGAAAATTACTGGAATCAAACCTCGAATGGATCTACGGCAGTTCTGTGGGAATGCAAGCCAGAAAAAGCGGCGGCTTTAGACTTAGCTCATTTCAAAGACTTGATGGATCTCGGACTACCTATAATTGACTTCGCCTGTGGACATGGTACTCAAACTCGTTTTCTTGCGGATCATTTTCCTTTAGTGATTGGAATTGATGTTTCTAAAAGTGCTATAGCAATGGCGCAGACACAGAATAATGCCTCGAATATTGAGTACCGCGTACTCGATGGTTGTAAGACGGAGCGAGCAGTTGAACTCCACTCAGAGATTGGAGATGCCAACATTTATATGAGGGCAGGATTGCATCATATTCCCTCCCAAAAGCGGTCCGACTTTATCCGCTCTTTAGAAATACTCTTAGGTGAGAAAGGTCTTTTATACCTGATTGAGCTAAGTGCTAACTCAGACGATCGGCTTTTTTCACTTTCCGATACTAATGAAGTGTCGCAGGTAATGAAACATGGACTAAAACCTGGTTCTATCGGATTGGAAGATATCGTACAACTTTTCCCTAACTTTGAAGTGCTGTCCTCAGGAGAACAGTTATTGAGAGGAAGTGTTCTTACTTCTCCTGATGGAGAAGTAAGAAAGCGTGAATTGACATTGACAGGTTTTTATGCAGTAATCAGGCATAAATAA
- a CDS encoding thioredoxin reductase translates to MIEVCIIGFGFSAIPLVRELERTKTDYQIISADNDSVWDKLDKSGNLDFNLVSSYQTSFYSFDLVKNYEKDYYPTGKQFYEMHKRWRAVYEDRIIRDFVVKIDNFKDHSLITTSSGRILEAKSVVIATGFGRQMNSFLNDFDFNVSNKTFVLGGMGDSANLILAKLIPNNNKVIIRGNGFMPLDQQNNIWGKRFTLDQTEAHNFRYISHEKYNELIMGPTNNKSTNPSLLWNQFPLIKRDCSWKKGHSDNSSPGHGLVWIKYWPIDEYCRNFGADLEGSISKGYLLNDIAMWLHTGKVILVPPDTPIDFENKSVTYAGIERRFDQYIKGDAEKPRLPEILIDGVTPYEYLYRDNFMGVIPQNLNNIYLLGYTRPLTGGLANITEMQSLFIHKLLTQPKFHSHIHHNLSERITAYNQYYYGNSEPFKTDHTILYGFYTEDIARLIGIDHKLSECKSLKDLIFYYAFPNNAYKYRLKGEYAIDGIEELIEKVNRDYDNYISIFVLFLNAGYIKTENLAEWLHKSKHFLFNDMRYKEEYRAFLDDYINAYRRVKNISVDESVDEEWDSMVSEACKVRDRVATAVEDNIDDSFDNDTFTAVKLVSSLIESSDGDYSKYIKSELDSKRIHVIKSLWEPVEYDLPYLCD, encoded by the coding sequence ATGATTGAAGTATGTATCATTGGTTTTGGATTTAGCGCAATTCCCTTAGTTCGTGAATTGGAGCGTACTAAGACCGACTATCAGATAATCAGCGCAGATAATGATAGTGTATGGGACAAATTGGATAAAAGCGGAAACTTAGATTTCAACCTAGTATCTAGCTACCAAACAAGCTTTTATTCGTTTGATTTAGTTAAAAATTATGAAAAGGATTACTATCCTACAGGAAAGCAATTTTATGAAATGCACAAACGATGGCGTGCTGTCTATGAAGACAGAATAATAAGAGATTTTGTTGTCAAAATAGATAACTTCAAAGACCATAGTTTAATTACCACATCTTCTGGACGAATACTTGAAGCTAAATCTGTAGTTATTGCGACAGGCTTTGGTCGTCAGATGAACTCATTTCTAAATGATTTTGACTTTAATGTATCAAACAAGACATTTGTTTTAGGGGGGATGGGGGATTCCGCTAACTTAATCCTAGCTAAACTAATACCTAACAATAACAAAGTTATTATCAGAGGTAATGGCTTTATGCCATTAGATCAACAAAATAATATTTGGGGAAAAAGATTTACCTTAGATCAAACAGAAGCTCATAATTTCAGATATATTTCTCATGAGAAATATAATGAGCTAATAATGGGTCCCACGAACAATAAATCTACAAATCCAAGTCTATTATGGAACCAATTTCCATTAATTAAGCGTGATTGTAGTTGGAAGAAAGGACATTCGGATAATTCGTCTCCTGGTCATGGGTTAGTTTGGATCAAATATTGGCCAATTGATGAATATTGTCGGAATTTTGGCGCTGACTTAGAAGGATCTATTTCTAAGGGATATTTATTGAATGATATCGCAATGTGGTTACATACTGGGAAGGTTATACTTGTTCCACCTGATACACCCATTGATTTTGAGAACAAGAGCGTTACTTATGCAGGTATAGAAAGAAGATTCGATCAATATATTAAAGGCGATGCTGAAAAACCTAGGCTCCCAGAAATTCTGATTGATGGAGTAACTCCTTATGAGTATCTGTATAGAGATAACTTTATGGGTGTTATTCCTCAAAATCTAAACAATATTTATCTGCTTGGATATACTCGCCCATTGACTGGTGGTCTGGCAAATATTACTGAAATGCAAAGTTTGTTTATCCATAAACTTCTAACTCAGCCTAAATTTCATAGCCATATACATCACAACTTGAGCGAGCGTATTACAGCTTACAATCAGTACTACTATGGTAATAGCGAACCTTTTAAGACCGACCACACAATCTTATACGGTTTTTACACGGAAGACATTGCAAGGTTGATTGGAATTGACCACAAGCTTAGTGAGTGTAAGTCTCTAAAAGATTTGATTTTCTACTACGCTTTTCCTAATAATGCCTATAAGTATCGCCTTAAAGGAGAATATGCCATTGATGGAATCGAGGAATTAATTGAGAAAGTGAATAGGGATTATGACAACTATATCTCAATCTTTGTCCTATTTCTCAATGCTGGATACATTAAAACAGAGAACCTTGCCGAATGGCTCCATAAATCTAAACACTTCTTATTCAATGATATGAGATATAAAGAGGAATACAGAGCATTTCTTGATGATTACATCAATGCTTATCGTCGAGTCAAAAATATATCCGTTGATGAGAGTGTGGATGAAGAATGGGATTCCATGGTGAGTGAAGCCTGTAAGGTGAGAGATCGGGTTGCGACTGCGGTTGAGGATAATATCGATGATTCGTTTGATAATGACACTTTCACTGCAGTAAAGTTAGTTTCGTCTCTAATTGAGTCAAGCGATGGTGATTATTCTAAGTATATTAAGTCTGAGCTTGATTCTAAACGTATTCACGTAATTAAATCTTTGTGGGAACCTGTGGAGTATGATTTACCATATCTCTGCGATTAG